A stretch of DNA from Gasterosteus aculeatus chromosome 7, fGasAcu3.hap1.1, whole genome shotgun sequence:
atattttattgtatttatgttGCTCCTTTTGGTGCAGGATATGCATGCAGGGTTAATAATGTGAAGCGTTTGTGAGCATTCAGTCTGCAGGAATTagactttttatttattgttatgcTCTTGGTCCGTGTGAGCTTCATATATAAAATGATTTGGTTTTTGCTCTCACGTTAGTGATTTGGTAACTTACAATTAAAAGTGATAGGAGGAATCCGTGTTGGTATGGAAGCGAAGCTCTGTAGACATTTTAATGGATTATTAAAAAAGCTGGTTTGTTATGGCCATGTTTGAATTTGAGTAGTAAAGGCCTCATAACACTGGCTCCAATTGGATTCTTTTATGCAGCAAAGGGTGGTGAGCTTTATGTCTGCAAGCCTTTTCCCACTTTTGGTGGGTTCTTAAAAATCTTGTGAGTAGTATAGCAGCTCTGCAAATAATGTGAGGAATGGTCTGTCATTGTCTTTGAATGTTTTTACACTCAACAACCCCAGAATGAAACGTGGTGGATTTCATCGGTATTAAACTTACCATCGTGTCTGTGATTCGTAAGTTAATTTTACTGTAAATGTATCTCTCTGAGAAGGTCTAAATCTGGCCACGCCGTGGCTGCCCTTGGTGTCTCACTAATGGCACTGATGAGACATCAGGACACTGGGAAGCTGATCAGACATCCTTGTACCAGAGAAAGGCCGAAGCCCTTGAACTGAATCAGAATAGCAGCGGGGCCTCTCGAGAGGATTTATAAGGACCTGACGTCTGGCGCTGTTCCCCTTTCAGTATCTTTCATGGCAGACCTGCCCCGTCGACTACTTGCACAAAGGAAAGGGATAGTCAGGATATTCAGGCGATCTCTGGGTTTGATCAGCTAAGGAGGTGCAGCATCGCGGATCCTGGCAGCTGAATAGACAACTTCGGCCCGACAATAAACCGAGCGCGCCGTCACCGGGCGAAGAGGGACCTTGTCTCCATTTGGCGTGCATTGCACATCTTCTTTGGATTTTGCTGCTAGTCACTCtgcctaagggggggggggggggggcgggattcCACccaaatgcatgctgggattgtGTTCCTCTTTATTTTAAGCCATCCCTGTAGACATGTcctgttttctcccccttttccctcagctttttttttttttgtgtcccgCCGTCTACAGTCTGTTTCGTAATGATGTTTGTCTCCGCGCCGCCCTCAGCGGCAGCGTTATTTCACGCTGCGGAGGAGAACATTGGTGCCGCTCTCGTTTGTTGAATTTCTTTCTCACCCCGTTTGTCGGTCGCTGGGTTTGCATCGAGGtctaaaaaaaattgttgttGAGGAAAAGGTGTGATCTGAAAAAACGCCCCGGCTGTTCTTTCACGACGGGGAAGCGAATGTCCCAGTGTTGTGGCTACCGCTCCACGCGGCCCACGTAAATACATGTGGGTTGACAAGGGTGAACGAGTCGCCGATCGGTCCCCCgccttacacccccccccgaaTGATTACCtaatctctctttctttcttttcacccTGCAGGGGGAATCACTCACGACACTTTTCAGAAGGAGCTGATGTGCTTCGACCCGGACGCGGACAAATGGACTCAGAAAGCACCCATGACGACGGTGCGCGGCCTCCACTGCATGTGCACGGTGGGCGACCGCCTCTACGTGATCGGGGGCAACCACTTCCGGGGCACCAGCGACTACGACGACGTGCTGAGCTGCGAGTACTACTCGCCCGCCCTGGACCTGTGGACACCTATCGCGGCCATGCTGCGCGGCCAGAGCGACGTGGGCGTGGCGGTGTTTGAGAACAAGATCTATGTGGTGGGCGGCTACTCGTGGAACAATCGCTGCATGGTGGAAATAGTACAGAAGTACGACCCCGAGAAGGACGAATGGCACAAAGTGTTTGACCTCCCGGAGTCGCTGGGCGGGATCCGAGCCTGCACACTCACAGTTTTCCCCCCCGAGGACATCTCCTGCTCGCCCTCCAGAGAGTCGCCCCTCTCGGCACCTTGATGGATAaatgaggggggcgggggagaggggtggcGCTCTTTTGCTttagtaaccccccccctcacccctctaaCCCACCCGAGCCCTTCAACAAACACTCCCTTATGGACATCGTTTGCACTTCCTCTTTGGACTACGTCCGTACCGCACCCCTGCGTATCTCCAGGTCCACGTCCCCTGAAGCTGTgcagaaaccccccccaaaGTGATTAAACACATGTACCGGCAGCCTAATTACTCGTTAATGTTGCAAACTCGGTATATACCTTGGCAGGAAATATCTCGACTCGAAAAGTGACTTTGCAATTTAACTTTTCTACCCGATGTCTTTCAGAGTTTTCTTACGTCTCGTTTCTCAAAGCACtctactatttttttttttgttgttgttaaaacgTTGACCATCGCACTGACTCTCCCCTCGTCTATGCCGGGTCGGATGCAGGGGACTCCAGGAAGCAGCAGCGTGCGGACAATTGAGCACCAAAACACAGCCGGTTTTTAACTCCGGGGTTTGGCCCCGTCTACGTTGCTCTCTGACGGTTTCAGTTCTTTCCTGCTATTGCTATGAAACTGTCAACAAAatggtgttttttaaatttaataaacatggttttgaaaGTAATcgaaaatgttgttgttgtcactgACTACAGCTGATCCTCAAGAGCGTGGAGCCGTGTTTTCAAAGAATCGTGTGGTTTCTTTTGTTGTGATATATTGTTCATGTTGGACTGGTTGGATTCTAATTCACTCCTCATTGATTTGATCAGTCGTCCTGCTTGTCAGTCTACCGGTTATTGAGACAATAGACTGCAGGGTCATAAAATATCACTTCCGATTGTCAACAGTAGCTTTTCCTCCATCTGCACGAGCCAGCCACAGAAAACCGTTTGGACACAAACATTATGCCCGCTTAACCAGTACTGACCGGAAAACTGACCCCTCGACCTCCCTCGCCGCTCCCACCTGCTCCCGCCCCCCCCGATTAAAGCTCTAACGGCGGCATATGGTGTCCGAGGTGTCAGCTTCACGCTGTGAGCGGGGACAAACGATTTGTGTAATCAGCAGGTGAGTTTGCTCCGGAGCTTTAAATCCTCATTATACGCTCATTATATTCCATTAATGAAGCGCAGCAGTGCAGATTTCCCGTTCCAACGGCTGTCCCTGTGATGTTTCATAACGGCTTATTTCTTTAACTTGGTTTGATGCCCTTTTGAATGATTGATTTTACTGTGtttcttcaaccccccccccccccccccccccctccgccctacGTCTTTTTGCACGTTATCTCACGCGATTGTCTCATCCTGTCATGGCGGGATTGGATTTGTAGTTATTTGTGATTGTCTGACGTCATCCTGTTTTAATAAGACAGGATCTGTGTAAAAGCCATTTCAAAAGCTCTCCTTTGTGCAGCAGCTTATTGTTCAGTCCCTCTTATGTCAGTTGGCATCATTTTAAGAAATAGGCCTGGTAATCCTTCAATGGAAAAAGCAACGGAGTGGAGAGCAACAACATAACGTGTTCAGCCGCTGCCAAAAGGCATCCGGGATGGACGATGGTATATTAGGTTTGGAATTTAGTGCCGCCTCCCCCCGGACATTTCATCGGAAACAAATCACACTTTGTGAGCCATCTTCCCTCTGTGTCACCTGGACACAAAGGCCTTAACAAGAGCAGATGCAGTGATGGGGTAGATGAACCACCGCAACAATAACCCTCCCATGGGAAAGTAGGACGTGAAGCCCGGATACAAATGTATCACCAGatgcattgttgtgtgtgtgtgtgtgtgtgctcgcgcTGTTTGGTGCGTTGCGTGATAAGACACCTCATTGGTGTTCAGAGATGTATGAAAAGGTGAGACGATGTAAATTAGCCAGCTGTGAGAGATGTCTCCCCACCGTTAATACTCTTGCATTCATGTCTTTAATAGCTCTGGGTGTGTTAGGCCATTGTATACAGATTAGCAATTCAATGCAGGagtgctttttttgttgttgttttttttatattaagttTATACATTCCTCTACTTCGGTTCCAGCAACATTGGCCACTGTTCAGACACATAaagcattttaattaaaaaaaaaaaagaaaattgtgttgACACAGTCTGTGAAACATGAGATCCCGCGTGGAACTGCGCGGACACGTGGCCGCATCGTTTCCCGGGTGTCGCGAGCCAACGTCAACATCACACGACGCAGCAGCGCCTGTATTCCTAATAAACAATGTGCCCTCGGCGCTAAAGCAGAGATAACTGGAGCAGGAAATCCGgagctttaccccccccccattctgcTCCACTACCTGTGCGTCTCAGCTGATTTAACCACCTCCGGAGCCACGTCGGCTTGTTCCACGGAGCGGCTGAGAGAGGTGCGTGCGGATAGCGGCATGACGCACGAACACGGCGCACATTAAGCGGCCCATGCGTgtctccgcccccctcctctctctctcaccaccgGCCAGAGGATGACCTAGATACTGCGGGCTGCCCGCACGCGGATCGCAGATGACGTTGTCGGTCCGACCGCCACGCCAACCCGCCTCTCGTGCACGGCCCCCGGGTGCGCGCCCGTGTTAATGGCCGTTGATCCCTTCGGCTGGCCGGCGGTCAGGAGATCCCgccgttgctgctgctgctgcaagatATATTTACGTTTGCACTGAATCACAAGCTTCGCACGTCTCTCACTTTGCTCGCTTTCACCATGAATATTCAGAAAAAAGGTCAAGTCCCTGCTCTCCTCTTGAGTCCCTCCCCCGTGACTGTGCAGAATAATATGTCCCTGTGCTTGTTCCAGTGCTTGTTCCTGCACCAGCTgcagtgtatttatttttatttttttaatattgtggaaaaacaggaggaggaataattgggatttgggtttttttttttaaacatctggcCTCAGTCCTAGATTCCAGTTTATGCCTCAGCTGTTTCTGTGAAGGTATTCTGCGTGCATGTGCCCTCACACAGATTGGACATGTGTTCATGGGTTTTAATCCGTACGCTGCATCTGGCCCCAACGGCAGGACAGGATGTTCTAAGCCGCCTCGTGTCTGCTATTTAAAGTTCCTTGTTTCCGAACTTCTCTGTTAGCACCGTTTTTCTGTTTCCACGCTCCACTCTTTCACTCAAGTTCCCCCCTGTAATTCAAAGTGATTTGGAGACTCCTTGATTGACTGGCAGCCTGTCCAAAGTGTCTCCTTACCTCCAccccaatgcatgctgggatatgcttcAGTGCCCCATCCATTGACAAGGAAAAGGTGAAAGCCGGGGGAAAGAATATAAATGGGTGGCGAGAGGCAGTCGGATGCAGTTCACGCTCAGCCTTTTTAACTTTTGACATTATCCTTTGAGGCGACAGAGAACATGTTATATCATCGCGCGCACGGAGAGCCACTAAATAACCGGGGAGCTTGAACAAAGGCGTCTGGCCTCAGTGGGAAAGCTACTTAACCTCACTGGGTTAAATACAGCTCCGGCTCCATGTCCCTGAAGGTTTCCTGAGATTAAGCTGACGGCACCTGAGCAGCGACTGCAGCCTTTTTATAAACATAATGTAATAAATCCACGGTCACACAGTCGGAGAATAGATACAAAGCCTGCATGCCGGCACttgtatgtaaatgtattcataAGCAGAAAGCCAGCTCAAGGAGATAATATGAGGCAAGGAAATAAAACTAAGTGTTGAAATGTGGTTGCGTGCGCTACAAAGATACATCTTCTTTCAATATTTAGTATGTCCCGTGTAATAATGTCCACCAGCTGCGTTTCTTTGCAGGTTCTCGAGCCCCTGctcaaaaatgactttgacaaACTGAAATTCTGCCACATGGTCTATTTGAATAATCTTGGTATTATAATAAAACTGTCACTTGTTACATTTGTATCTTGCTTTTTTGTGGGTATGCAAAATTGGCGTTCCTTttgcttcctttccttcctaCTGGTTCACAGTAAACCTGCAAATCTCCAGAGTTTTCATACATTAAATTGGACGAAATATAACaatcacaacaaaaaataaagattcTTTTGGTGTTTTCTAAATAAACAGTCTGGAGTGGAGTTTCCTAGCTGATGATTAATAATCTGCTGCACTGCCTTTGGCTAAAAGCCTGTAACATGAGGACTTTACACATGCAGATCTGTCCTCTGGACGCCGCACGCTGAAGTGGATGTTTTTACTCTCTGATGAAAAGGAAATTGTCGTTATCCTGGACTGAGGCATGTGATGGTTGAATgagcagttgtgtgtgtgtgtgtgtgtgagatgccaAAGTGATTGATAACCCTCTCCAAGCTCAGCTCCTCAACTCGGTCCTGTATAATTCCAGGTCACCATGGTTACACTTGCTCTTCACACAGGgaaatgaggagaaaaaaaaaaaggagaagtattttctcctcctcttcctcgcccgtCCTGAGCCTTGCTGGGGGGGTTGAGAGGAGAGCGCTGACCGGCCTGTCGAGCGgtggatggagaaaaaaaaataaaaaaattgggAAAAGAACCAAAATATTTAGCAGCCTCTTCAAACGCACTTACTCTCCCCCGCAATGTCAAAATGTGGCTGAGCAGATTACCGCGGCAAACTCATTTTCATCCTTATTAGAGCAACTCATTTTAATTTCCACTCCATAATCACTGAGTGCATGCCAGAGGTGGCTGTGAACGGCGCTCTCTGCGATAATGACCTCTAGTGGTCTATGTGCAAACCCATGAAAGTAGCTCTGACTCACGCTGACACTGTTTGCAAAGATGTCATGGATGATGAAAGATGGCAGGCTTtcctctttttacattttttaaaaatgtttttcttccgaCAGCAACCGAGCCGAAGGAAGAGCAGTAATCAAACGCACACCTTGTAGAATTTACATAAACCCCCCGATCGTCCTCCAGGCCGAAGTTCATCTTTTATTTACACAGTCTGAGCCAAGTCAGACAGACACAGTCTGCGACACAGGCCGAGTAAACAGGATGGGACGTGTGCAGGGGGGCTTAGTCTCCGCCAGCACCCACTTAGACCCGGGGTTGGATCTGATGAAGGCCAGAGCCCGTCCTAGAATCCCTCTGTAGAACCCCCAAAACTCTGAATCTAGGTTCTTTAGCAtagtttaatttcattttctctttatcATAGTGTCTACAATACGGTTAGAAGACCAAAGAGTTAGAAACCTTTGCTGCGGTTTAATAAAGCCTGCGTGCATTCGGGATGGTCTCGATCCAATAACGGGCACTGATGGATGCCTGACCCACTTTGCCGATTTCATTCCCAGTAAAAGTAGATCAGTGCCCCCGCTGGTGGAGCGCCGAATAACAACAACTAACATCCATTTACCAGGCAGAATTCATTTTTTCACGATTAATTGCAACTAAATAAATGACTGCTTTGAATAGGTACCTGTATGATGTTAAGAGATGAACATACTAGAGCTCTGATGAAGATAATATATTACATCCATCGCAGTAAAGCCACTAGCTGCTGCCATGAAAATACCCAGTGATGTGATTTTATCTGAAGATGAAACAACCCGTCCTTATTTAATTACATGAGCCGCACAAAATAATGTAATCACTCCCTAAAACATAATACTTTAACCCCTTCTATACTGTAAACAGCCCTTCGATCGTATCACAGAAGGTTGGTATATTGTcataatgtatatttttttgtttatgcaCTTTTTCAGAGTTTAGTACAGTCGCACCTCTTGATCGGTCATGATTAAATCTGACCAACAGTCCGTGAGCTGACTTTCTTTTCAGGGCCTGACGGGATTCAACTGGGGCCTTTTTAAAAGGTCCATTTGTCTCCGAGGTGACAACTCATTAAAGTCCCAGATTACTTAATGCACCATACAAATGTCTAGCCTGCTTCTTGGTTTACGGGACGTGTTCGTGCTTGGTGGAGAAAATTCCGTGAGTCATCTCTTGACCCGGTTTTCTTTAATCATTAGCATCAGGGCACAATGCAACAACTGTGGGGGGAATCCTAAATTTCATGACTGCACATGAAAAGACGTCAAGCGGCAGTTCATAGACAAAACAATTACGTGTTTTTCTACAAACAAACTCCATCGTCACTGTTCATCATAATGTAGTGTATTTGATTGTGAGTGCGACCACTAAAACCAGCACGAAGCTACACGCGAGACGGCAGCTTCACCGAATGAGTCAACGTGACTCCGCCCTGGACACAACACCTGGATCTGACTGTGAAAATTTCCCCGCAGtgacaaaaaaggaagaaaaggaaactgCGCCATCTCAGAAAATTATGACTATCTGCATagtttttccacaaaaaaaggaacagtTCCCAAGTGCAGAAAAATTACTGGGAAATGTCTCCTACGCACTTTCTGCATGATGTTTCACTTTGTTCCAAAAGCAGAGGCCCCCCCTGAATACCACAAACATAGGAGCAATAATCACCCTCAGCATCTGATTAGCAGGTACAGATATACATTAAAAATGATCTGATTCATGTCTTTCTACTAGAAAGGAAAACTAATGATTAAATCCCAAACACGTCTGAGCCCAAGCGACGCCACATCATTGAAAAACGCCCAGTTTCACAAATAAAAcgtttattgaaaaaaacaaaaaaacacattcactttgtattaaaataaacctCTGCATGTTGTTGTGCCGTCCTAGTACCGTCAGCAGAAATGCACTGCTCTGCCTGGAGTTCCCGTCAAACCCATTTTGCAGATTTAAGAATTCATtgctaaaacaaacacagtattGTACGCCcctgtttttgcattttgtctCAAACTGGCCCGCACATGTCCCAAGATTTCCCTCCTGGTTTGAGGGCGACTGCACTTCGGGCTGACTACGTGTCGTAAGAGCAACATCTTGAGGCCATTTTCAGCCGCTGAAATGAACAATCTGTTGTTTCTCCCAATTACAGATGTTGTAGGACTTCAAATGCAACTCTTAGCGATGTAAGTGATGCAGCGAGAACGAGGGCCAGGAGCAGTGGAACGACTCCGTGGCATCAACCGGAGCAAAAGGGAATTATAACATGGCTGCAAGACATGCAGATGCAGGCTTGAACACAAgataaaggagggaggagggggggggggtaaatatgggactttcttctcttttttttaacacaaaaaaccCGGAAGCTTCTTACCAGTTCAGTGCTGGATGACTGGAAGTCTGGACTGGAATGGGACCAGCGTCACCAAATCCATATCCGGTGAAAAGGCTGTGAACACTTGTGCTCATCCAGTACGATGACACGACTCGCCCATCCAAAAGATGTTAAATAACCGTTAAAATACCTTTCTTAATCAGTAgtttcagttttgttttgtgCGCTCCAGACTTCTTTTTCATAAATACGGAATAGAATAAACCGCAAAATTCACTTCACCAGTATTTTCAGTACATCATTTCACTCTGTATTTAAATACTCTTACAAAGAAGGCCCGCTGACGGTTACCTAACCTCAATTAAATTACTGTAACAAGAtcacaaattattttaaaaacaggccAAATCACTGGAACCTTTGTCAGCCATTGTCTCTTGTATTACaaataataaagacatttgCACTCTCCAAACAGCCTACACAAAGAAATCACAAACTAATTTCATCCTTGAAAATGTTTACAGAGAAACTTTAGCAATCTGTGCTCCCTGCTTCTACTTAATAAGCTAAATGGACAAAGAGAACCCTGATTTGATTACTGGAAAACATGGCAGCTGATGTTTTGGAGAAACGTGGTCTTCCCAGGACCACGGCTGCTTCTGTTAAAGAGTTCAAAGAGTGTTaaagaatgaacaaaaaacCTTAAAGTCCTGCTGTTAACTGGGTTGGGACTGATATATTCACGTGTCATGGCGAGCGCCGCATTTCCCCAGAGTGTctttttcgcccccccccccaaaaacccgCGCAGACATCGCGACGTAACCGCATCAGGAGCCTCCTTGGGCCGAGTCTCGTCTCACTGAGCGCCCGGTCTCCGCTCCGTCCCGGCCACGTCGTGCACGGAGACGCTGgcctcctgtttcctctgccTCTTGTGCCTCCAGAGCAGGACGGCGAGGACCAAGAACAGCAGGAAGCCCAGGCCTCCCCCGACGAGTCCGGCCTTCAGAGGCAGGCTGCTGTCCGTGGACCGGTACTCCAAACAGGCCCCCTGGCTGCGTCCGGCGTCGTTCACCGACGCCACGCAAACCTCCGCCAGGTCGTCCACGTCGCCCAAACGGCCGCTCCTGCGGTCCTGGGTGAACACCCGCCTCTCTTCGCCCCCTACGCTCACGACATAAGCTGTGACGTACGAGTGAGGCGCACACCACTGGGCAACCACGTCCGAGCCGTTGAAGGACAGTGATTTTAGTTTGGGAGGCTGCGGGACCTCGTTAAATAACGTGGAGCCCGGACACGTGCACCCGGTCGAGGAGGCTAGAAGGGCACAGGAGGTCTGGCTCTCGAGGCAGGTGTTGTAGTCACATCGCTTGGAGGTCTTTCCGTCTGGAGACGCTTTTTTCGTTGGTAAAGGTGTGACGGGCGTGTTGTCAGAGTAATCCTCTGTGCGAAACTCGTAGCTGTCAAAGTCAGACCCACGCGGCGTCTGAGGTCTCACGGGATTCTCCTCTGGAACTCGGGATGTCGCGGGCAGGGGAGAGTAACCTCTGATGAGAACCAGGCTAAGGATCACCAGGGGAAAAGCCAAATCCCTGCTGGCAGCCATTGAACTGTCGGGAGATTATAGAAAAATTCCATCAGTTggctgaaaaatgtattttttatttttcataggAATGAAAAGCATCAGCCCCTTGGGTTTCCTCGGATGAATTGAGCCTGAATGAGTTATTTCTCCGCTGATGCTGTGTCCTTTAGAGATTATATGACTGCAGGGAATGGAACTAATGGCTTAAATGTGGCCTAAGTGTCTTGAAAACATAAACTGTTCTCTCAAAACTGCAGCACTTAGTTTTTACTCTTGAGTAAACAAATGGACCTGTGGAAACGTGGTATTTTGTGTTATGCCTGTCAGTGATTTATGGTCTTGTAAACAAAGAATGCAAAGAATAATCCCCATTTCTCTAGGTACTTCACTTTAATTCAGCATTCCA
This window harbors:
- the LOC120822961 gene encoding LRRN4 C-terminal-like protein; the protein is MAASRDLAFPLVILSLVLIRGYSPLPATSRVPEENPVRPQTPRGSDFDSYEFRTEDYSDNTPVTPLPTKKASPDGKTSKRCDYNTCLESQTSCALLASSTGCTCPGSTLFNEVPQPPKLKSLSFNGSDVVAQWCAPHSYVTAYVVSVGGEERRVFTQDRRSGRLGDVDDLAEVCVASVNDAGRSQGACLEYRSTDSSLPLKAGLVGGGLGFLLFLVLAVLLWRHKRQRKQEASVSVHDVAGTERRPGAQ